A single genomic interval of Bradyrhizobium japonicum USDA 6 harbors:
- a CDS encoding PAS domain-containing sensor histidine kinase → MSRDGLRFWSAVLTFAIFLVDVLTPLEGAVAVLYVIAILLAARTNRRNDIIVAAVGCSVLTIAAYLLSHDVEVVASPALRALMSLAAIGITTLLALQNHSATKRLAAQARLLNLSHDMIFVRDRGGVITFWNRAAEQAYGWSADEAVGQHADALLRTKYFDRREDIETGLLDTGRWEGRLEQRTKAGSALAVDARWALQRDHLGKPVGVLETHTDVTDRVAAHNALVQSEQRYRRMFDASRVGVIEEDWSAVRTALNSLETGDVGLRDYLAANPEFVRHARRLASITDVNPALQKMAGASGSAAFIASVDRLLGENDRSFLGALVAFAEGERFHEGETDLVSFDGRKVPVLFTISFPAEPHGDRNVLAFVIDITERKQAQDALLAAQAELAHAARVATLGEFSASIAHEVNQPLAAIVTSGEAGLRWLRRDVPDLKEVATTIGHIVAQGRRASEIVTRIRTFLKKAPPQQDLLQIDEIIEEATLLIERELVKDDIALIVKMEHGLPPVRGDRIQLQQVLVNLLINAGQAMSGRPGSHTVTLRAGTVDGENLAITVQDSGPGIQPDDLPRLFDPFFTTKDGGMGMGLAICRTTVEAHGGRLSVESPPGSGATFHLTLPFGQELALP, encoded by the coding sequence ATGAGCCGCGACGGCTTGCGGTTCTGGTCTGCTGTCCTCACCTTCGCCATTTTCCTGGTTGACGTGCTGACACCCCTCGAGGGCGCGGTTGCGGTTCTATACGTCATTGCGATTCTGCTCGCGGCGAGGACGAACCGGCGTAACGACATCATCGTCGCCGCGGTCGGCTGCAGCGTCCTGACCATAGCCGCCTATCTGCTATCGCACGATGTCGAGGTGGTCGCCTCGCCCGCTCTTCGCGCGCTCATGAGCCTCGCCGCCATCGGGATCACGACCTTGCTGGCGCTTCAGAATCACTCGGCGACGAAGCGCCTCGCGGCGCAGGCGCGCCTGCTCAATCTCTCGCATGACATGATTTTCGTCAGGGATCGCGGCGGCGTGATCACGTTCTGGAACAGAGCCGCGGAACAGGCCTATGGCTGGTCGGCCGACGAGGCTGTCGGGCAACACGCCGACGCGCTGCTGAGAACCAAATATTTTGACCGGCGAGAGGACATCGAGACCGGCCTGCTCGACACCGGCCGATGGGAAGGCAGGCTAGAGCAGCGGACGAAGGCCGGCAGCGCACTCGCCGTCGATGCAAGATGGGCGCTCCAGCGCGACCATCTCGGCAAACCCGTTGGAGTCCTTGAAACACACACCGACGTCACGGACCGCGTGGCGGCACACAACGCGCTGGTGCAGAGCGAGCAGCGATATCGCCGAATGTTCGACGCAAGTCGAGTCGGCGTCATCGAGGAAGACTGGAGCGCAGTTCGAACCGCGCTGAACTCGCTGGAGACTGGAGACGTCGGCCTGCGGGACTATCTTGCAGCAAACCCCGAATTCGTGCGGCATGCCCGCCGGCTCGCCAGTATCACCGACGTCAATCCGGCCCTCCAGAAGATGGCGGGAGCAAGCGGTTCTGCGGCTTTCATCGCGAGCGTGGACAGGCTTCTGGGCGAGAACGACCGCAGTTTCCTCGGCGCGCTGGTTGCATTCGCGGAAGGAGAACGGTTCCACGAAGGCGAGACCGATCTCGTGAGCTTCGACGGGCGCAAGGTTCCCGTCCTGTTTACGATCAGCTTTCCGGCCGAGCCCCACGGAGATCGCAACGTGCTCGCTTTCGTCATCGACATCACCGAGCGCAAGCAGGCACAAGATGCGCTGCTCGCGGCGCAGGCGGAGCTGGCGCATGCCGCGCGCGTCGCCACCCTCGGCGAGTTCAGCGCGTCCATTGCCCACGAGGTGAATCAGCCTCTGGCAGCGATCGTCACCAGCGGCGAGGCTGGCTTGCGGTGGCTACGCCGCGACGTGCCCGATCTCAAAGAGGTTGCGACGACGATCGGTCACATCGTTGCTCAGGGTCGCCGCGCCAGCGAGATCGTGACGCGGATCCGGACTTTCCTGAAGAAGGCCCCGCCCCAGCAGGATCTGCTGCAGATCGACGAGATCATCGAGGAAGCGACCCTTCTGATCGAGCGCGAACTCGTCAAGGACGACATCGCCCTCATCGTCAAGATGGAGCATGGCCTGCCGCCGGTTCGCGGCGACCGGATCCAGCTTCAGCAGGTCCTGGTCAATCTTCTAATCAATGCCGGCCAGGCCATGTCAGGCCGGCCCGGTTCGCACACCGTCACGCTGCGCGCCGGAACCGTCGACGGTGAAAACCTTGCCATCACGGTTCAGGACAGCGGTCCGGGCATCCAACCTGACGACCTGCCGCGCCTGTTTGATCCGTTCTTCACCACCAAGGATGGCGGCATGGGTATGGGACTTGCGATCTGCCGAACGACGGTGGAAGCTCACGGCGGCCGATTGTCCGTGGAGAGCCCTCCAGGCTCGGGCGCAACATTCCACCTGACACTGCCATTTGGCCAAGAACTCGCCTTGCCATGA
- a CDS encoding response regulator transcription factor, whose protein sequence is MTRPNQAQPPAQSSSAVVIIVDDDASIRASLDSLFRSVGLETCLFGSPAELLGGVMPDGPACIVLDVRLPGVSGLDLQGQLTRQGIRYPIIFMTGHGDIPMSVRAMKAGAVDFLSKPFRDQDMLDAVTAALERDAQRRAEAATKEDIRLQYESLTAREREVMGHVTAGLMNKQVAGLIGLSEITVKIHRGNVMRKMEVRSLADLVRKAEALGISQNRKTTDQT, encoded by the coding sequence ATGACACGACCAAACCAAGCGCAACCGCCGGCCCAATCCTCCAGTGCAGTCGTCATCATCGTTGATGACGACGCGAGCATTCGGGCCTCGCTCGACAGCCTGTTCCGATCCGTCGGCCTCGAGACATGCCTTTTCGGCTCTCCGGCCGAGCTGCTTGGCGGCGTCATGCCCGACGGACCGGCCTGCATCGTGCTGGACGTCCGGCTGCCGGGCGTGAGCGGCCTCGACCTCCAGGGTCAACTGACCCGCCAGGGCATCAGATATCCGATCATCTTCATGACCGGTCATGGGGACATTCCAATGTCGGTGCGCGCCATGAAGGCCGGCGCCGTGGATTTCCTGTCCAAGCCGTTTCGCGATCAGGACATGCTCGACGCCGTGACCGCAGCGCTCGAGCGCGATGCGCAGCGCCGCGCGGAAGCCGCGACGAAGGAAGATATCCGCCTCCAATATGAGAGCCTGACGGCGCGCGAGCGCGAGGTGATGGGCCATGTGACCGCCGGCTTGATGAACAAGCAGGTGGCAGGCCTGATCGGCCTCAGCGAGATCACCGTCAAGATCCACCGCGGCAACGTCATGCGCAAGATGGAGGTCCGGTCTCTGGCCGACCTCGTTCGCAAGGCCGAAGCGCTCGGGATTTCCCAGAACCGAAAGACTACGGACCAAACCTGA
- a CDS encoding response regulator transcription factor, with the protein MAKTPVIAIVDDDEGVRASLASLVRSLGYEAHAYESGVAFLQEPAGEDPACMIADVQMPVITGDELQARLVASGRHFPIIFMTAFPSEPVRQRVMAAGAHCYLGKPSSGDEIIRRLEEALAGHAPQ; encoded by the coding sequence ATGGCCAAAACCCCGGTGATTGCGATCGTGGACGACGACGAAGGCGTGCGCGCGTCGCTGGCGAGCCTGGTGCGTTCGCTCGGCTATGAAGCCCACGCCTACGAGTCCGGCGTCGCCTTCCTGCAGGAACCGGCGGGAGAAGATCCAGCCTGCATGATCGCCGACGTTCAGATGCCGGTCATTACCGGCGATGAATTGCAGGCGCGCCTGGTTGCCTCCGGCCGCCATTTCCCGATCATTTTCATGACCGCTTTCCCGAGTGAACCCGTGCGCCAGCGCGTCATGGCGGCCGGCGCGCATTGCTATCTCGGCAAGCCATCCAGCGGCGACGAGATCATCCGCCGCCTCGAAGAGGCGCTGGCAGGCCACGCGCCGCAATAG
- a CDS encoding FUSC family protein yields the protein MEGAQLPGDATSADIRPRFFAGFPVSSWAFALRVLLAMLLALYVSFWLELESPTSAAITVAILALPTRAQGMEKAGYRLLATVIGVIASIAIAGTFSQTGALLPAVLGIWVGLCVYVAGMLDGNRAYAAALSCITVALIAIQQIDSPLQVFPTGVARGAAIAIGVLAVALVNEVLAAPDYHPVLAIRLETLHRRVTEFAERAVRGEASSATAAADMLRDVATLHPEIASLVTESISGPARTAAARSAMVGLVSELALARTLAALPAASATSRDDRNPGASGQVTICRTHLRDEIIRRNAGVRDSLEALRAGDYPLRQWRAPLYRSPRIAAEAGVRAAIHFILIAIIFIMAGWPTTALCLSLVAVIIGLSATAPDPRAFTTLAVFAMPIACLLAGILKYLVFNGVSEFQLLAIGLAPLVIGAALLITLPSGILPPLGRLSLVFTLVILAPSNPQSYDPDVFLVTCLFAQLSSVLVFAAQLLLPSLSGERRIRLLLDEAYRELSRLDSGRARHLAPEEAAFRDAARIEQILTAKGATAPPPQVVAEALRCFDEAVVLRRCHAELDRLAETSLGEAVRAARAALTLRDGGAILTAAEALRQTAAQENLSIEPVLAALVPASIVFEPSQSFAGSGQGTHP from the coding sequence ATGGAGGGAGCACAATTGCCAGGGGACGCCACCAGCGCTGACATCCGCCCGCGGTTCTTCGCCGGCTTCCCGGTGAGTTCCTGGGCGTTCGCGCTGCGCGTCCTGCTGGCAATGCTCCTCGCACTCTATGTCAGCTTCTGGCTCGAGCTCGAATCCCCCACGTCGGCAGCCATCACGGTGGCAATCCTGGCGCTGCCCACGCGCGCGCAGGGCATGGAAAAGGCGGGCTACCGGCTGCTCGCAACCGTCATCGGCGTGATCGCATCGATCGCCATCGCCGGCACCTTTTCCCAAACCGGCGCGCTGCTGCCCGCAGTGTTGGGCATCTGGGTCGGACTTTGCGTCTACGTCGCCGGGATGCTGGACGGCAATCGCGCTTATGCGGCGGCTCTCAGCTGCATCACCGTTGCCCTGATTGCCATTCAGCAGATCGACAGCCCGTTGCAGGTGTTTCCGACCGGCGTCGCCCGCGGCGCCGCCATCGCCATCGGCGTCCTCGCGGTCGCTCTGGTCAACGAGGTGCTCGCCGCGCCGGACTATCATCCGGTTCTGGCGATCCGCCTCGAAACACTGCATCGCCGGGTCACGGAGTTCGCGGAACGCGCCGTCCGCGGTGAAGCTTCATCCGCAACCGCTGCTGCGGACATGTTGCGCGATGTCGCGACCCTGCATCCGGAGATCGCGAGCCTCGTCACGGAGTCGATCAGCGGCCCGGCCAGAACCGCAGCTGCACGCTCCGCGATGGTAGGCCTCGTGAGCGAGCTGGCGCTCGCCCGTACGCTTGCCGCGCTGCCGGCCGCATCCGCGACGTCCCGGGACGACCGAAACCCCGGTGCCTCCGGCCAGGTCACGATCTGCCGGACCCATCTGCGCGATGAGATCATCCGCAGGAATGCAGGCGTGCGCGACAGTCTCGAGGCACTGCGGGCCGGAGACTATCCACTCCGGCAATGGCGCGCGCCGCTTTACCGCTCGCCTCGCATTGCAGCGGAGGCCGGCGTCAGGGCCGCGATCCACTTCATCCTCATTGCAATCATCTTCATAATGGCGGGATGGCCGACCACCGCGCTCTGCCTCTCGCTTGTCGCGGTCATCATCGGCCTGAGCGCGACGGCTCCGGATCCGCGCGCCTTCACGACACTGGCGGTTTTTGCCATGCCGATCGCATGCCTGCTCGCCGGCATCCTGAAATACCTCGTCTTCAACGGCGTATCCGAGTTTCAACTGCTGGCGATCGGCCTTGCGCCTCTCGTGATCGGCGCAGCGCTGCTGATCACGCTGCCGAGCGGCATCCTGCCGCCGCTCGGCCGGCTCTCCCTCGTGTTCACGCTTGTCATTCTCGCACCGAGCAATCCGCAGAGCTACGACCCCGACGTATTCCTTGTGACGTGTCTGTTTGCCCAGCTTTCCTCGGTTCTGGTCTTCGCGGCGCAGCTCCTGCTGCCGTCCTTGTCCGGCGAACGGAGGATCCGGCTGCTGCTGGACGAGGCCTATCGCGAGCTGAGCCGCCTCGATTCCGGGCGAGCCCGGCATCTCGCGCCGGAGGAAGCCGCGTTTCGCGATGCCGCCCGGATCGAGCAGATCCTGACGGCGAAGGGCGCCACGGCACCTCCCCCTCAGGTCGTCGCGGAAGCGCTGCGCTGCTTCGACGAGGCCGTGGTGCTGCGACGTTGCCATGCCGAACTGGACCGCCTGGCCGAGACCTCACTCGGCGAGGCGGTGCGTGCCGCGCGAGCCGCGCTCACCCTACGCGATGGGGGCGCAATCCTGACTGCGGCCGAGGCGCTGCGCCAGACGGCTGCCCAAGAGAACCTGTCCATCGAGCCGGTGCTCGCCGCGCTCGTTCCGGCCAGCATCGTCTTCGAACCATCGCAGAGTTTCGCCGGTTCCGGCCAGGGGACGCATCCGTGA
- a CDS encoding DUF1656 domain-containing protein, whose translation MTNTYRELVVGGVLIAPIVSYAATALLAFLLLRPVLRFVGFTRFFSNPSLAELCLYVSIFGLLALFC comes from the coding sequence GTGACGAACACTTATCGTGAACTCGTCGTGGGTGGCGTGTTGATCGCCCCGATCGTGTCCTATGCGGCAACGGCGCTGCTCGCATTCCTGCTGCTCCGCCCGGTGCTGCGCTTCGTCGGATTTACAAGATTCTTCAGCAACCCGTCGCTGGCCGAGCTGTGCCTCTACGTGTCGATCTTCGGCCTGCTCGCGCTCTTTTGCTAA
- a CDS encoding biotin/lipoyl-binding protein, which yields MDAALPRDAAFPPHPESSAEARTDAADAVACSSPTEAAARATSNRAANDGKAPRQATPLMRSLRKATGRFMAGVGKHFATLAIALVAILISVATWQHYVTAPWTRNGSVRVQVANVAPQIAGKIVELRVADNQFVHKGDVLYVIDPFDFDVAVRIGKALVDQRAADLEVKQAEFDRRRRLSDLATTPEEQQIFAGNASQAKAAYAAAAHQLAQAELNLKRTNVLSPVDGYVTNLLLRVGDYALTGVTNVSIIDSSSFWIDGYFEETKMAHVCVGDRVEAQLVGYSKPILGHVKTVTRGISASNAAAGTQGLPSVDPIYTWVRLAQRIPVRVAIDTVPPGVPLVSGMTATVTIRQPNAVDRQTWSHRLRTTFVDPIFDVFGAGDPPRPNCLQSPSQQPPEVSTLPYARVPAIPSAEKIAPGLTPGIDASPRLP from the coding sequence ATGGACGCGGCTCTGCCTCGAGATGCGGCTTTTCCGCCCCACCCCGAATCTTCAGCCGAAGCACGGACGGACGCAGCCGATGCCGTCGCGTGTTCCAGCCCGACGGAGGCCGCCGCGCGCGCGACCAGCAACCGCGCCGCGAACGACGGCAAAGCTCCCCGGCAGGCGACGCCATTGATGCGGTCGCTGCGCAAGGCCACCGGACGGTTCATGGCCGGCGTCGGCAAGCATTTCGCCACCCTTGCCATCGCCCTGGTCGCCATCCTGATATCGGTTGCAACCTGGCAGCACTATGTCACTGCACCCTGGACGCGCAATGGCAGCGTACGCGTGCAGGTCGCCAATGTCGCGCCGCAGATCGCGGGCAAAATCGTGGAGCTGCGGGTGGCCGACAACCAGTTCGTCCACAAGGGTGACGTGCTCTACGTCATCGATCCCTTCGACTTCGACGTAGCCGTCCGCATCGGCAAGGCCCTCGTCGACCAGCGGGCGGCGGACCTCGAGGTCAAGCAGGCCGAGTTCGACCGGCGCCGGCGTCTGTCCGACCTCGCGACCACGCCAGAGGAGCAGCAGATATTCGCCGGCAATGCCTCGCAGGCGAAGGCCGCCTACGCAGCGGCCGCTCACCAGCTTGCACAGGCGGAATTGAACCTGAAGCGCACCAATGTGCTCAGCCCCGTCGACGGCTATGTCACCAATCTCCTGCTACGTGTCGGCGACTATGCGCTGACCGGCGTCACCAACGTCTCCATCATCGATTCCAGCAGCTTCTGGATCGACGGTTATTTCGAGGAAACCAAGATGGCGCATGTCTGCGTCGGCGATCGCGTCGAGGCACAGCTCGTCGGCTACTCCAAGCCGATCCTGGGACACGTGAAAACCGTGACCCGTGGCATCAGCGCGTCAAACGCCGCGGCGGGCACGCAGGGTTTGCCCAGCGTGGACCCGATCTACACCTGGGTGCGGCTTGCGCAGCGCATACCGGTTCGCGTCGCCATCGACACGGTGCCGCCGGGCGTGCCGCTGGTCTCCGGCATGACGGCCACGGTGACCATCCGGCAGCCCAATGCGGTCGATCGCCAGACCTGGTCTCATCGGCTCCGCACGACCTTCGTGGACCCTATATTCGATGTGTTCGGCGCAGGAGATCCGCCCCGCCCCAACTGCCTCCAATCCCCATCCCAGCAGCCTCCCGAGGTGTCAACGCTTCCCTACGCGCGGGTGCCCGCAATTCCGTCGGCGGAGAAGATCGCGCCCGGCCTCACCCCCGGCATCGATGCCTCGCCACGCCTTCCCTGA
- a CDS encoding helix-turn-helix domain-containing protein translates to MLTDMQAAGARLTHQPGAREPDFSQGARAFPHERKWRQPEQRVAREDITISRFTYAQTAARREDATTPPDRYFFAIALKSTRLKLTRGSQTIFDGAMPAGTLYVGAPSKPLRAQFLAPCDFLHFHISANCFPSPQQGTEPLAPECLNDLLLLRDPFAEQLAKALTEQGHSADREFACCIAQTLVMHVARREPPRTKVNALPKWRLRRVEEYVKARFDHSISLSDLAGVAGLSRMHFAAQFRAATGYRPREYLLQQRIEHAKSLLSNTETPLVEAALAVGFCTQAHFSTVFKRLTGDTPARWRCTSRNALASPRLAECDPVPSREPVSHVLPADLRESCEMRNSVGT, encoded by the coding sequence ATGCTCACCGATATGCAAGCGGCCGGCGCCCGATTGACACATCAACCCGGCGCCCGCGAACCGGATTTCTCTCAGGGGGCACGCGCATTCCCCCACGAACGAAAATGGCGCCAGCCCGAGCAACGCGTCGCGCGCGAGGACATCACGATCTCGCGCTTTACCTACGCGCAGACGGCCGCCAGGCGCGAGGACGCAACGACGCCTCCCGACCGGTATTTCTTCGCCATCGCCCTGAAGAGCACACGTCTCAAGCTGACCAGAGGCAGTCAGACCATTTTCGACGGCGCCATGCCGGCGGGCACGCTCTATGTCGGCGCACCGTCGAAGCCGCTCCGCGCGCAGTTTCTTGCGCCGTGCGATTTCCTGCACTTCCACATCTCGGCCAATTGCTTTCCATCTCCACAGCAGGGAACGGAGCCACTCGCGCCCGAATGCCTGAACGATCTCCTTCTGTTGCGCGACCCGTTCGCCGAGCAGCTCGCAAAGGCGCTGACCGAGCAAGGCCACTCGGCCGATCGCGAATTTGCGTGCTGCATCGCCCAGACGCTGGTGATGCACGTCGCTCGGCGCGAGCCCCCGCGAACGAAAGTCAACGCCTTGCCGAAATGGCGGCTCCGACGCGTCGAGGAGTATGTCAAGGCGCGCTTCGACCACTCCATCAGCCTGTCCGACCTCGCCGGCGTCGCGGGATTGTCCCGGATGCACTTCGCAGCGCAGTTTCGCGCGGCGACTGGATACCGGCCGCGCGAGTATCTCCTGCAACAGCGCATCGAGCATGCAAAGTCTCTCCTGTCGAATACCGAGACGCCGCTGGTCGAGGCGGCGCTGGCCGTCGGTTTCTGCACGCAGGCGCATTTCTCGACCGTCTTCAAACGTCTGACAGGCGACACGCCGGCACGTTGGCGATGCACCAGCCGGAACGCGCTGGCGTCACCCAGGCTCGCTGAATGCGACCCGGTTCCGTCACGCGAGCCGGTGTCTCATGTCCTGCCGGCGGACCTTCGTGAATCATGCGAAATGAGAAACAGCGTGGGGACGTGA
- a CDS encoding acyltransferase domain-containing protein, protein MTLAILCSGQGGQHRDMFALTGDAPEATHLFAHAATLLGGWDPRDFVRSESDEALHRNRSGQILCTLQALAAAAGLRDIIPHGAIIAGYSVGEVAAWGVGDLFEPVLTLDLAVRRAEAMDAATCAGDGLIFVRGLSHDDMTRLCERHGAAIAIVNPGDAFVIGGGREALNGIAGEARAMRATRIVDLPVRVASHTGRLAEASVVFREVLRSAPVAFPSAAGARILSGIDGGSVVSAETGHDKLAAQISQTVQWGNCLQSCLEAGATAFLEFGPGHALSRMVASIEPGLPVRALDDFRSLQGVRNWLARHLSD, encoded by the coding sequence ATGACACTTGCGATCCTGTGCTCGGGACAAGGCGGACAGCATCGGGACATGTTCGCCCTGACGGGCGATGCGCCGGAAGCGACGCACCTGTTTGCACACGCGGCAACGTTGCTGGGCGGCTGGGATCCGCGCGATTTCGTGCGCAGCGAATCTGACGAGGCTCTGCATCGCAACCGGTCCGGCCAGATTCTATGCACGTTGCAGGCACTGGCCGCCGCTGCCGGGCTCAGGGACATCATTCCACATGGCGCCATCATCGCAGGCTACAGCGTCGGTGAGGTGGCGGCATGGGGCGTGGGAGATCTGTTCGAACCGGTCCTCACGCTCGACCTCGCTGTGCGCCGCGCGGAAGCGATGGACGCCGCCACCTGCGCCGGTGACGGGCTGATCTTTGTCCGTGGCCTTTCACATGACGATATGACCCGGCTTTGCGAACGCCACGGCGCGGCGATCGCCATCGTCAATCCAGGCGATGCCTTCGTGATCGGTGGTGGCCGGGAGGCATTGAACGGGATTGCCGGAGAGGCGAGGGCGATGCGCGCCACAAGGATCGTCGATTTGCCGGTTCGGGTTGCCTCCCACACCGGACGGCTCGCCGAGGCGTCGGTCGTGTTTCGCGAAGTCTTGCGGTCGGCGCCGGTGGCGTTCCCGTCGGCCGCCGGTGCGCGCATCCTGAGCGGCATCGATGGCGGTTCGGTCGTCTCCGCCGAGACGGGCCACGACAAGCTCGCCGCGCAGATCTCGCAAACCGTGCAGTGGGGAAATTGCCTGCAAAGCTGTCTCGAAGCGGGTGCCACGGCATTTCTCGAATTTGGACCGGGACATGCGCTGAGCCGGATGGTTGCGAGCATCGAGCCCGGCCTTCCGGTGCGGGCGCTGGACGATTTCAGGAGTCTCCAGGGCGTGCGTAACTGGCTTGCGCGGCATCTCAGCGACTGA
- a CDS encoding AEC family transporter, with protein sequence MMSNAILMALVPVFFVLLLGYTAGRFHVVDNLHVDALNALVMDFAVPASLFAATASASRSEMIEQVPLFLVLGITMSLLYAAWYLAARRLFKASRPDASIQALTVGFPNLAGVGLPILTSVAGQAGAVPVAVALATGSVLISPVTLIMAEMDAARARGEELAARQMLTAVGRAIIKPVVLAPVFGILFSVSDLSLNALAHACLALIGSSAAGVALFLTGAILSAQSFRLNWKIAAATVAADMVRPLAAVAVTHVIPIAPDTARTAILLAAVPSGFFGILFAVNYRLDSAAVGSMVISSTGFSVATIAVTIAVLFPH encoded by the coding sequence ATGATGTCCAATGCAATCCTGATGGCGCTGGTGCCGGTGTTCTTCGTCTTGCTGCTGGGATACACCGCCGGAAGGTTTCATGTCGTCGACAATCTCCATGTCGATGCTCTCAACGCACTCGTGATGGATTTCGCCGTGCCGGCGTCGCTGTTCGCTGCGACCGCCTCGGCGTCGCGCAGCGAGATGATCGAGCAGGTTCCGCTCTTTCTGGTGCTCGGCATAACGATGTCGTTGCTCTATGCCGCCTGGTATCTTGCCGCGCGCAGGTTGTTCAAGGCGTCGCGGCCCGATGCGTCGATTCAGGCACTCACGGTTGGCTTTCCAAATCTTGCCGGCGTCGGTCTTCCAATCCTGACATCCGTCGCGGGACAGGCGGGCGCCGTTCCGGTCGCCGTCGCATTGGCGACCGGTTCGGTCCTCATCAGCCCGGTGACCCTGATCATGGCGGAAATGGACGCCGCCAGGGCCCGTGGCGAGGAACTGGCGGCGCGGCAGATGCTGACGGCAGTGGGGCGTGCGATCATCAAGCCGGTGGTGCTCGCGCCCGTGTTCGGCATCCTGTTTTCGGTGTCGGATCTGAGCCTCAACGCGCTAGCTCACGCGTGCCTCGCGCTGATCGGGAGTTCGGCCGCCGGCGTCGCGCTGTTCCTGACCGGAGCCATCCTGTCGGCACAGTCGTTCCGCCTGAACTGGAAGATCGCGGCCGCAACCGTGGCCGCGGACATGGTTCGGCCGCTCGCGGCCGTTGCAGTCACTCACGTCATTCCAATCGCTCCCGACACAGCGAGGACGGCCATTCTGCTGGCTGCGGTGCCTTCCGGCTTTTTCGGCATCCTGTTTGCGGTCAACTACCGGCTGGACTCGGCCGCGGTCGGATCGATGGTCATTTCGAGCACTGGATTCAGCGTCGCGACCATCGCGGTCACGATCGCCGTGCTCTTTCCGCACTAG
- the mdcB gene encoding triphosphoribosyl-dephospho-CoA synthase MdcB, producing MITAAARNIEPLVASRGQMPSGIRAIGGFAADCLAMELETWPKPGLVSHVDNGSHVDMDAGTFRRSAAAIRPYLQSLAEAGALGCGMGVLRVIGLEAERAMLEATSGVNTHRGAIFGLGLLCAAAGARAGGLVDPARPLGDVVARLWGASILHGPVLLHSHGSVARRRFRAGGARIEAASGFPSVYRIGLPALRRTMPATAEDAEAARVEACFALIASVEDTNLLHRGGLEGLRFARRAARRFIDAGGVRAPGWRVSARWVHESFVARRLSPGGSADLLAMSLFVDAHDAPRS from the coding sequence ATGATCACAGCGGCCGCGCGAAACATCGAACCGCTTGTTGCCAGCCGGGGGCAAATGCCGTCCGGTATCCGGGCCATCGGCGGCTTCGCTGCCGATTGCCTCGCCATGGAGCTGGAAACCTGGCCCAAGCCGGGGCTCGTGAGCCATGTCGACAATGGTAGTCACGTCGACATGGATGCCGGCACGTTTCGTCGCAGCGCTGCGGCCATCAGGCCTTACCTTCAAAGTCTTGCCGAAGCGGGCGCGCTCGGCTGCGGCATGGGAGTGTTGCGGGTCATCGGCCTGGAGGCCGAGCGGGCGATGCTCGAGGCGACCTCGGGCGTCAATACGCATCGCGGCGCGATCTTCGGCCTTGGCCTGTTGTGCGCGGCGGCGGGTGCGAGAGCCGGCGGGCTGGTCGATCCGGCACGTCCGCTCGGCGACGTCGTGGCACGCCTCTGGGGCGCCAGCATACTCCACGGTCCGGTGCTGCTGCACAGCCATGGCAGCGTTGCTCGCCGCCGCTTTCGCGCAGGCGGAGCCCGTATCGAGGCGGCCAGCGGGTTTCCCAGCGTCTACCGGATCGGCTTGCCGGCCCTGCGGAGAACAATGCCTGCCACGGCCGAAGACGCGGAAGCGGCTCGGGTCGAAGCGTGCTTTGCCCTGATTGCGTCCGTGGAAGACACGAATCTATTGCATCGTGGCGGGCTCGAGGGGCTTCGCTTTGCGCGTCGCGCGGCACGTCGCTTCATCGACGCCGGCGGCGTGCGCGCTCCCGGCTGGCGCGTCAGCGCGCGATGGGTCCATGAAAGCTTCGTCGCCCGTCGTCTCAGTCCGGGTGGCTCGGCTGACCTGCTTGCGATGTCACTCTTCGTCGATGCCCACGACGCCCCGAGGTCATGA